A single region of the Hyphomicrobiales bacterium genome encodes:
- the zntA gene encoding Zinc/cadmium/lead-transporting P-type ATPase — protein sequence MTGAAMNTQTKLQSHEGHSHGAGCSCGHGQSEQAHHDHHDHDVHGRDGHSHPPHSHGAGCQDDHDHGHDHGHQHTDAAHDHPAAEDGDDGLAVTTAPAGAVVWKVYGMDCASCANTIKTALGRLPGTDDIRISVTNETLALKLDRAVTQEADIERQISQLGYRPERVDRSGPAARPAAEEPARAWWSQPKGRIALTAGLLVVVAYGASLVLPQAAYLIFIAATLIAAAPISRRAIMAAIAGAPFTIEMLMTIAVVGALVIGAAEEAAIVVFLFSVGEVLEGVAASRARAGIRALANLIPQTAMLEADGTLREVPAASLAVGQIVVVRPGDRVPADGKVEEGFSSVDEAPITGESVPKAKEPGADVFAGSINQDAALRVRVERTAGDNMIARIVTLVEEAQEAQAPTERFIDRFSRVYMPFIVVLSALVAVVPPLVFSGAWDEWIYKGLTLLLIGCPCALVISVPAAIASSLSAGARHGLLIKGGVIVEKLASIQTVALDKTGTLTEGRPEVTDVVALTGSEGALLAMAAAVEAHSNHPLAKAIVTHAAAAPASADKPEAAAVRAVPGKGMEGRVGPSAVFIGAPRFAAERAKLSAVEETIARLESEGKTVVVVTADGAAQGLIALRDQPRSGAAAGIAALKDLGIGAVMLTGDNARTGAAIGQMLGLDVRAEMLPEDKAEVIKAMAAEKPVAMVGDGINDAPALASAQVGIAMGSGTDVALEAADAALLKNDVSGVSQLIGLARATMANIHQNITIALGLKALFLVTTIIGATGLWMAVIADTGGTVLVTLNALRLLGHFRTKNGEALASRQAA from the coding sequence ATGACCGGTGCCGCCATGAATACGCAGACGAAACTCCAATCCCATGAAGGGCATAGCCACGGTGCGGGCTGCAGCTGCGGGCATGGACAATCCGAACAGGCGCATCACGACCATCATGATCATGACGTGCACGGCCGGGATGGGCACAGCCATCCCCCCCATAGCCATGGCGCGGGCTGCCAGGATGATCACGACCACGGTCATGACCATGGCCACCAGCACACCGATGCTGCCCATGATCACCCTGCCGCGGAGGATGGGGACGACGGTCTTGCGGTCACGACCGCGCCGGCGGGCGCGGTCGTGTGGAAAGTCTACGGCATGGACTGCGCGAGCTGTGCCAACACCATCAAGACCGCGCTTGGGCGCCTGCCGGGCACCGACGACATCCGCATTTCCGTCACCAACGAGACACTGGCGCTCAAGCTGGATCGCGCGGTGACGCAGGAGGCCGATATCGAGCGCCAGATCAGCCAGCTCGGCTATCGGCCGGAGCGGGTGGACAGGAGCGGTCCAGCCGCTCGCCCCGCGGCGGAAGAGCCCGCACGCGCCTGGTGGAGCCAGCCCAAGGGGCGCATTGCGCTCACCGCCGGCCTGCTGGTGGTGGTGGCCTATGGTGCGAGCCTCGTGCTCCCGCAGGCCGCCTATCTTATTTTCATAGCCGCGACGCTCATCGCCGCGGCGCCCATCTCGCGCCGGGCCATCATGGCGGCGATCGCCGGGGCGCCATTCACCATCGAGATGTTGATGACGATCGCCGTCGTCGGCGCTCTTGTCATCGGCGCGGCGGAAGAGGCCGCGATCGTTGTGTTCCTGTTCAGTGTCGGTGAGGTTTTGGAGGGGGTCGCGGCAAGCCGCGCCCGTGCCGGCATTCGCGCCCTCGCCAATCTCATTCCGCAGACGGCCATGCTCGAGGCAGACGGCACCCTTCGGGAGGTCCCGGCCGCGAGCCTCGCCGTCGGCCAGATCGTCGTGGTTCGGCCAGGCGACCGCGTTCCCGCCGACGGCAAAGTGGAAGAAGGCTTCTCGAGCGTCGATGAAGCCCCGATCACCGGTGAATCCGTGCCCAAGGCCAAGGAGCCCGGGGCGGATGTCTTCGCCGGCTCCATCAATCAGGATGCCGCGCTCAGAGTACGTGTGGAGCGAACCGCGGGCGACAACATGATCGCGCGGATCGTCACCCTCGTCGAGGAGGCGCAGGAAGCGCAGGCGCCCACCGAGCGGTTCATCGATCGCTTCTCCCGGGTCTACATGCCCTTCATCGTCGTGCTGTCGGCGCTCGTCGCCGTCGTGCCGCCGCTCGTGTTCAGCGGCGCATGGGACGAGTGGATCTACAAGGGCCTGACGCTGCTCCTTATCGGCTGCCCCTGCGCGCTGGTCATCTCCGTCCCGGCGGCGATCGCCTCCAGCCTGTCCGCCGGCGCGCGCCACGGCTTGCTGATCAAAGGTGGCGTCATCGTCGAGAAGCTTGCCAGCATCCAGACCGTCGCGCTGGACAAGACAGGCACCCTGACGGAAGGGCGGCCGGAGGTGACGGATGTCGTGGCGCTCACGGGTAGCGAGGGTGCCCTTCTCGCCATGGCGGCGGCCGTGGAGGCGCATTCCAATCACCCGCTCGCCAAGGCCATCGTCACCCATGCTGCCGCTGCCCCGGCAAGTGCCGACAAGCCGGAAGCTGCCGCCGTGCGGGCGGTGCCCGGCAAGGGCATGGAAGGTCGGGTGGGGCCGAGCGCCGTCTTCATCGGCGCGCCGCGTTTCGCGGCTGAACGCGCGAAGCTTTCCGCCGTGGAAGAGACGATCGCGCGGCTGGAAAGTGAGGGCAAGACCGTCGTCGTGGTAACGGCGGATGGCGCGGCGCAAGGGCTGATCGCGCTACGCGACCAGCCACGGTCAGGGGCCGCCGCCGGCATTGCCGCGCTCAAGGATCTCGGCATCGGCGCGGTCATGCTGACCGGCGACAACGCCCGCACGGGCGCGGCCATCGGCCAAATGCTCGGCCTCGATGTGCGAGCCGAGATGTTGCCCGAGGACAAGGCAGAGGTGATCAAGGCGATGGCGGCGGAAAAGCCGGTCGCCATGGTCGGCGACGGCATCAACGATGCGCCGGCACTCGCCTCCGCGCAGGTGGGCATCGCCATGGGTTCGGGCACCGACGTCGCCCTGGAAGCCGCCGACGCGGCGCTGCTCAAGAACGACGTATCGGGCGTTTCGCAACTCATCGGCCTTGCCCGCGCCACGATGGCCAACATCCATCAGAACATCACTATCGCGCTTGGCCTGAAGGCGCTGTTTCTTGTCACCACGATCATCGGGGCGACAGGTCTTTGGATGGCTGTCATCGCCGATACCGGCGGCACTGTGCTCGTGACGCTCAACGCGCTCAGGCTGCTCGGCCATTTCAGAACGAAGAACGGGGAAGCGCTGGCGAGCAGGCAAGCCGCTTAA